In one window of Haladaptatus sp. QDMS2 DNA:
- a CDS encoding orc1/cdc6 family replication initiation protein, which translates to MLDVEGESSVFVNRDLVEPDTIIDEERIVGRDEQLESVVSFLKPTLQGNRPPNMLLYGPAGTGKSLIIGAVTQQIIELCQSKGERFGVVNINCQPINTLDQAVYELVQTVAKDVDAAIGVPETGVSTKRKYRRLYELINTHYDSVIFILDEIDLLIGRRSNAEPAYSKLLYQLSRASNTNEIEGRVSVAALTNDPKFMENIDGRAESSFNPRDVYFPDYDANQLREILGNRRDAFRQDALEDDVIPLVAAFAAQSHGDARKAIDLFRGAGDLADERGDSVVRENHVRESQEEIDKDRSLKLVEGLTTQKKISLYSTAAVACYSNRPRSSVPSPVGFKVYQWVTDQLDTDQMTRETYVKYVKELSTYGLISTARKSRGRGGGMYMEFTFTGDPDAMMPRIIDDTRLEAITEQEELLRTVVNSQLKQFHNK; encoded by the coding sequence ATGCTCGATGTGGAGGGCGAATCATCGGTTTTCGTCAATCGGGATCTCGTCGAGCCGGACACGATCATCGATGAGGAACGAATCGTTGGTCGCGACGAGCAGCTCGAATCCGTCGTGTCATTTCTGAAGCCAACGCTCCAGGGAAACCGGCCCCCGAATATGCTTCTTTACGGTCCCGCTGGTACGGGAAAATCGCTCATCATCGGCGCGGTCACACAGCAAATCATCGAACTCTGTCAATCCAAAGGCGAACGATTCGGCGTGGTCAATATCAACTGCCAACCGATCAATACCCTTGATCAGGCAGTCTACGAACTCGTCCAAACTGTCGCGAAGGACGTCGACGCAGCGATTGGCGTTCCCGAGACGGGCGTGTCTACGAAACGCAAGTATCGACGGCTGTATGAACTCATCAACACGCATTACGATTCGGTCATTTTCATCCTCGACGAAATCGACCTCCTGATTGGCCGCCGATCAAACGCGGAACCCGCCTATTCGAAACTGCTGTATCAGCTGTCGCGCGCGAGTAATACGAACGAGATCGAAGGCCGAGTCTCAGTCGCAGCGCTGACGAACGATCCGAAGTTCATGGAGAACATCGACGGTCGTGCTGAAAGTTCATTCAATCCCCGCGACGTCTACTTCCCGGACTACGATGCCAACCAACTGCGCGAGATACTCGGCAATCGTCGCGACGCATTCCGCCAGGATGCCCTCGAAGATGACGTGATTCCGCTTGTCGCGGCATTTGCGGCGCAAAGTCACGGTGACGCGCGGAAAGCAATCGACCTGTTCCGTGGCGCTGGCGACCTCGCCGATGAGCGCGGTGACTCGGTGGTTCGTGAAAACCACGTTCGTGAGTCCCAGGAAGAGATCGACAAAGACCGCTCGTTGAAACTCGTTGAGGGTCTCACGACCCAAAAAAAGATCTCGCTGTACTCCACCGCTGCTGTCGCCTGTTACTCGAATCGTCCGCGGAGCTCTGTTCCAAGCCCAGTGGGGTTCAAGGTGTACCAATGGGTAACGGATCAACTCGACACCGACCAGATGACTCGAGAAACGTACGTCAAGTATGTCAAAGAGCTCTCTACGTACGGTCTGATCTCAACGGCTCGGAAGAGTCGCGGTCGCGGTGGGGGGATGTATATGGAGTTCACGTTCACTGGCGATCCCGACGCGATGATGCCCCGGATAATCGACGATACGCGCTTGGAAGCGATTACCGAACAGGAAGAACTCCTCCGAACCGTCGTCAACTCCCAGCTGAAGCAGTTCCACAATAAGTAA
- a CDS encoding transposase, whose protein sequence is MEVIRTVKVKLDVPNERCDDLHQTKTQFLHCANTTAEWAWRHPNDYCVTSKQKAEKALYERLRNETELTANLVQKGIRRAIEATKSGVARLKKGDNTSQPYFDAWSVVYDKRSATFHRDHVSLSTVNGRVECDYVLPDDAEGTPLGEYLLNEDYEFRMSTLQYDRPTESFYLHARMRRTTVEQSTADSFDTKHRTVLGVDLNVDGSLAVTSTGAFIGNGDEMNHRRREFEKTRGSMQQTGTRSAHLSIQSMKDREHRWMQDELHRASNQILEEALDHNCTDIVFENLTGIRDRMAGAKRFHAWAFRRLYQYTEYKAEIFGINVEQVSPAYTSQRCSSCGFTHESNRRSKHQFVCQKCEYELNADYNASKNIARKLLKKLHSGQKSSSGGAPCQCALTSGTLNLNGDFHASVQATVEGESTDKPTTSVVGS, encoded by the coding sequence ATGGAGGTGATTCGCACCGTCAAAGTCAAACTCGACGTACCAAACGAGCGGTGCGACGACCTCCATCAAACCAAAACTCAGTTCCTCCACTGTGCGAACACCACCGCAGAGTGGGCGTGGAGACACCCGAACGACTACTGCGTGACCTCGAAACAGAAAGCCGAGAAAGCCCTCTACGAGCGACTTCGCAACGAGACGGAGTTGACTGCAAACCTCGTTCAGAAGGGGATTCGACGTGCTATCGAGGCCACGAAAAGTGGTGTCGCCCGCCTCAAGAAAGGCGACAACACCAGCCAACCATACTTCGATGCGTGGAGCGTCGTCTATGACAAGCGTTCAGCGACGTTTCACCGCGACCATGTTTCGCTCTCAACGGTGAACGGTCGCGTCGAGTGTGACTACGTGCTTCCCGACGACGCTGAGGGAACTCCTCTTGGTGAATACTTGCTGAACGAAGACTACGAGTTCCGTATGTCTACGTTGCAGTACGATCGTCCCACAGAGTCATTCTACCTCCACGCACGGATGCGCCGAACCACAGTCGAACAGTCCACTGCTGATTCTTTTGATACCAAGCACAGAACAGTCCTTGGTGTTGACCTGAACGTGGACGGCTCGCTCGCTGTGACTTCAACGGGTGCGTTCATCGGAAACGGTGATGAGATGAATCATCGACGCCGAGAATTTGAGAAGACTCGTGGGTCGATGCAACAGACCGGAACGCGGTCCGCCCACCTGTCGATTCAATCGATGAAAGACCGCGAACACCGCTGGATGCAAGACGAACTACACCGCGCCTCGAACCAGATTCTCGAAGAAGCTCTCGATCACAACTGTACAGATATTGTCTTCGAGAACCTGACCGGTATTCGGGACCGGATGGCTGGTGCGAAGCGATTCCACGCATGGGCGTTCCGACGCCTCTACCAGTACACAGAATACAAAGCCGAAATATTCGGTATCAACGTGGAGCAGGTGAGTCCGGCGTACACGTCTCAGCGGTGTTCTTCGTGTGGGTTTACGCACGAGTCGAATCGGCGGTCGAAACACCAGTTCGTGTGTCAGAAGTGCGAGTACGAATTGAACGCGGACTACAACGCGAGCAAGAATATTGCTCGGAAACTTCTTAAGAAACTCCACTCGGGGCAGAAGTCTTCGAGTGGAGGCGCACCCTGTCAGTGTGCGCTAACGTCAGGGACGCTGAACCTGAATGGCGATTTCCACGCCTCCGTCCAAGCGACGGTAGAAGGGGAGTCCACTGACAAGCCCACGACTTCAGTCGTGGGTAGTTGA
- a CDS encoding transposase, whose protein sequence is MLEIHRTHRAKILNHSQVVEMLDRHGWDASKLWNVANYHSRQVWENTGEIPDHGDLKDELKTHNKYKGLHSQSSQRVLEELAESFNSWYGKRKSDSRANPPGYRKKNYYDNQCRRVHEEHPRSTVTWKQNGIRHDTKNNRVRLSKGANHKEHPKAWEYILVEYETQPGVTVENLQQVRAVYDKTKERWELHLVCKDEIETPTVPGNETAGIDLGICNFAAVAYSTEQADLYPGNRLKQDGYYFPKEIAKCDDSGGQEATRLHAKWSERRTHFFHSLAKHIVERCVEETVGRINVGKLAGVREDENGDSKNWGRHGNLDLHGWAFDRFTKILTYKGKVEGIEVVEVSERDTSKTCCVCGREDDSQRVERGLYVCEPCDAAFNADVNGAENIRLNINDESNSESASNLDEDRSTGWLAQPGVYLHDLSRGFQPRTEVVDCKP, encoded by the coding sequence ATGCTGGAAATCCACCGCACTCACCGAGCGAAAATCCTCAACCACAGCCAAGTGGTTGAGATGCTCGACCGGCATGGATGGGATGCCAGCAAACTCTGGAACGTCGCAAACTACCACTCCCGCCAAGTGTGGGAGAACACGGGTGAGATTCCTGACCACGGCGACCTCAAAGACGAGTTGAAGACTCACAACAAGTACAAAGGATTGCACTCGCAGTCCAGTCAGCGCGTTCTGGAGGAACTCGCTGAATCCTTCAACTCGTGGTACGGTAAGAGGAAGTCTGACAGTCGAGCGAATCCGCCCGGCTACCGCAAGAAAAACTACTACGACAACCAATGCCGTCGCGTCCACGAAGAACACCCGAGAAGCACGGTGACGTGGAAGCAAAACGGCATTCGACACGACACCAAGAACAACCGAGTTAGGCTCTCGAAGGGCGCGAATCACAAGGAACACCCGAAAGCGTGGGAATACATCCTTGTCGAATACGAAACCCAACCCGGCGTCACCGTCGAGAACCTACAACAAGTTCGTGCTGTCTACGACAAGACGAAGGAACGATGGGAACTACACCTCGTCTGCAAAGACGAAATCGAGACACCCACCGTACCCGGTAATGAGACGGCTGGTATCGACCTCGGCATCTGCAACTTCGCGGCAGTCGCGTACAGCACCGAGCAAGCCGACCTCTACCCCGGCAACCGCCTGAAACAGGACGGCTACTACTTCCCGAAAGAAATCGCTAAGTGCGATGACTCGGGCGGTCAAGAAGCCACTCGTCTACATGCGAAGTGGTCGGAGCGCCGCACCCACTTCTTCCACTCCTTGGCGAAACACATCGTTGAGCGGTGTGTTGAGGAGACCGTTGGACGAATCAACGTTGGGAAACTTGCTGGTGTTCGAGAGGACGAGAACGGCGACTCAAAGAACTGGGGTCGGCACGGCAACCTCGACCTGCACGGGTGGGCGTTCGACCGCTTCACCAAGATTCTCACCTACAAGGGGAAAGTCGAGGGTATCGAAGTCGTAGAAGTTTCAGAGCGTGACACGAGCAAGACGTGTTGTGTCTGCGGTAGAGAAGACGACAGTCAGCGTGTCGAACGTGGCTTGTACGTGTGCGAGCCGTGTGATGCGGCGTTCAACGCTGACGTAAATGGGGCGGAAAACATCCGTCTCAACATCAACGACGAAAGTAACTCCGAGTCTGCGTCCAATTTGGACGAAGATAGGAGTACCGGCTGGTTGGCACAGCCCGGAGTCTACCTTCATGACCTCTCCCGAGGATTCCAACCTCGGACAGAGGTGGTAGACTGCAAACCCTAA
- a CDS encoding transcription initiation factor IIB family protein, producing the protein MSNPAREWIIGRGKKETESSSNSTTQTCPECDSSTLVQSTEMAELVCDDCGLVLEEGQIDHGPEWRAFNQNERDSKSRVGAPTTKTMHDDGMTTTIDWKNQDASGRTLSADQQNQMRRLRKWQERIRTKDASERNLQFALSEIDRMSSALGVPRSVREVASVIYRRALAENLIRGRSIEGVATSALYAACRQEGIPRSLDEVVTVARIERIEIARTYRYIASELGLEIQPVDPKQYLPRFSSELGVSEEVQRKATEIIDVSTEAGLLSGKSPTGFAAAALYAACLLCNENMTQREVANVAQVTEVTIRNRYREQLEAMDIY; encoded by the coding sequence ATGTCTAATCCTGCTCGAGAGTGGATAATCGGTCGAGGGAAGAAGGAGACAGAATCATCATCAAACTCGACGACGCAAACGTGTCCAGAATGTGACTCGTCGACACTCGTACAGAGTACAGAGATGGCCGAGTTGGTCTGCGACGACTGCGGGCTCGTCCTCGAAGAAGGACAGATCGACCATGGACCCGAGTGGCGGGCGTTCAATCAGAACGAACGGGATTCAAAGTCCCGAGTCGGTGCTCCAACGACGAAGACGATGCACGACGATGGGATGACGACAACTATCGACTGGAAGAATCAGGATGCATCTGGACGAACGCTCTCCGCAGATCAGCAGAATCAGATGCGCCGACTCCGGAAGTGGCAGGAACGGATCCGAACGAAAGACGCAAGCGAACGCAATCTGCAGTTCGCGCTGTCGGAAATCGACCGGATGTCGTCGGCTCTCGGTGTCCCGCGTTCGGTTCGCGAAGTCGCGAGCGTTATCTACCGCCGAGCACTTGCTGAGAATCTCATTCGGGGACGGTCTATCGAAGGCGTCGCTACCAGTGCCCTCTATGCAGCGTGTCGTCAAGAGGGGATTCCACGAAGTCTCGACGAAGTTGTCACCGTCGCTCGGATCGAACGGATCGAAATCGCTCGAACGTATCGATATATTGCAAGCGAACTTGGGCTCGAGATACAGCCAGTCGACCCAAAACAGTATTTGCCTCGGTTCTCCTCAGAGTTGGGAGTGAGCGAGGAGGTCCAGCGGAAAGCAACTGAAATAATCGACGTGTCTACTGAGGCTGGTCTGTTGTCGGGGAAGTCGCCGACAGGATTTGCTGCGGCAGCACTCTACGCTGCATGTCTCCTCTGTAATGAGAATATGACGCAGAGAGAGGTTGCGAACGTTGCACAGGTGACTGAAGTGACGATTCGAAATCGATATCGAGAACAACTTGAGGCAATGGATATTTACTAA
- a CDS encoding FAD-binding oxidoreductase — protein MVDKHPAVIVQCASTAEVISAVKFGNEHDAPISVHGGGHNVVGRIAGDDGLMIDLSRMNSFRVDPTTETARVELGVVLGELARETHAFGFETPLESNSTSGVGGLTLGGGFSWLSRKNGVTIDNLLSADIVTPDGELVHASDTDNEGLFRRLQRGGNVSLVTSFKFQLPRRESPTERRDVSRTARSGIQ, from the coding sequence ATGGTAGACAAGCATCCTGCAGTCATCGTCCAGTGTGCTTCGACTGCAGAGGTCATCAGCGCAGTCAAGTTCGGAAACGAACACGACGCCCCGATCTCGGTACACGGGGGTGGCCACAACGTCGTTGGGCGGATTGCTGGCGACGATGGTCTCATGATCGACCTCTCGCGGATGAACTCGTTCCGCGTGGATCCGACTACGGAAACTGCTCGCGTGGAACTGGGTGTCGTACTCGGTGAACTTGCCCGCGAGACCCACGCGTTCGGGTTCGAAACACCACTCGAGTCCAACTCGACGAGCGGTGTCGGTGGATTAACTCTTGGCGGGGGGTTCAGTTGGCTCTCCCGAAAGAATGGAGTGACGATCGATAACCTCCTGTCAGCCGATATCGTCACCCCCGACGGCGAACTCGTTCACGCGAGTGACACCGACAACGAAGGTCTCTTCCGGAGACTCCAGCGGGGTGGGAACGTCAGTCTCGTCACGTCCTTCAAGTTCCAACTGCCACGGCGTGAGTCGCCCACAGAGAGGAGAGACGTCTCTCGTACTGCTCGAAGCGGAATACAATAA
- a CDS encoding helix-turn-helix domain-containing protein: MTVIADITVPADAFELGRVLQDFPEVVIELERIVPLQETIIPLFWTSGTDCADIEAALSTSPQTKSVTQLTTTNEKTLFEVHWSSEINGIVAALVKTRAKILEATGKAETWDFRLRFGTHEQLSEFNMALTNQNIPVTLRHLYNPSPPEETETLSDEQYEALVMAYQRGFFEVPRRITLADLAEDMEISDSALSQRMRRALAIVVERVVHADTSPATNSGPLEGLS; encoded by the coding sequence ATGACGGTTATTGCCGACATCACCGTCCCTGCAGACGCCTTCGAGCTTGGACGCGTCCTACAGGACTTTCCAGAGGTCGTTATCGAACTCGAACGAATCGTCCCGCTGCAGGAGACTATCATTCCACTGTTCTGGACCTCTGGTACCGATTGTGCGGACATCGAAGCCGCATTGAGCACGAGTCCGCAGACCAAGAGCGTCACGCAACTCACGACGACCAACGAGAAGACGCTCTTCGAAGTCCACTGGAGTAGCGAGATCAACGGTATCGTTGCGGCTCTCGTCAAGACTCGCGCCAAGATCCTCGAAGCGACAGGGAAAGCCGAAACGTGGGACTTCCGGCTTCGGTTTGGAACACACGAACAGCTCTCGGAGTTCAACATGGCACTCACGAACCAGAATATCCCCGTCACGCTGCGTCATCTCTACAATCCGTCTCCGCCGGAGGAGACAGAAACGCTCTCGGACGAACAGTACGAGGCGCTCGTGATGGCCTATCAACGCGGCTTTTTCGAGGTTCCGAGGCGCATCACCCTCGCTGACCTTGCCGAGGACATGGAGATCAGCGACAGTGCACTCTCTCAGCGTATGCGGCGTGCCCTCGCTATCGTCGTCGAGCGGGTAGTCCACGCCGATACTTCCCCAGCGACGAATTCGGGACCGCTAGAGGGATTATCGTAG